TTGTGTTCGATGAGACTGTTTTTCCTTTTTCCACCGCCAGCGTCCTCCCATTCCCTCGCTCCCTGGATTTCCTTCTAGACAACGATTCGGTTTCGGTGCCTTGCTCTACTGTTCCTGCAGGTGGAGGTCCCTCCTCAACGACCACGGTTGCTCCGTCCACCCTGGACGTTGTGCAGCTGCCTCCTGATGATGAGCCGGACCCGGCTCTTCTCCTGCCTGGGGGGCGCGGCCCTGTGCCCCCTAGCCCCAGTTCGGCTTCTCCACCACCGGGCGGGTGTGGTCACGTGCCCCCGCCTGGCCTTCCTGTGGCTCCGTTCCCACGGACCTACAGTCGACGACCCCAGCCGGTGCCAGCGCCATCGGTTGTCCCTACAGCACCGGCGCCTCAGGCTGCAACCCCATCTCCGCCACTCACGCGCACCAGGACCGGCGCCATCCCGCGTGTGAGCTACGAGGGGCTCGCTGCCACCTCCTCGCCCTCACCATCGCCTTTACCGGCGAACTACCGCAGCGCCCTCGCCGATGCCAACTGGCGGGCTGCGATGATGGCTGAGTACCAGGCACTCGTCGACAACGACACCTGGCGTCTTGTTCCGCGCCCTCCTGGCGCGAACGTTGTGACGGGCAAGTGGATTTTCCGGCACAAATTCCATGCCGATGGGTCCCTCGCTCGTCACAAGGCCCGCTGGGTGGTCCGCGGGTTTTCCCAACGAGAAGGTATTGACTACGACGAGACATTCAGTCCGGTGGTCAAACAGGCTACCATTCGGACCGTTCTCAGCATTGCCGTCTCCCGCGCCTGGCCGATCCACCAGCTGGATGTGAAGAATGCCTTTCTTCACGGCCACCTCGACGAGACGGTCTACTGCCAGCAGCCACCAGGTTTCGTCGACCCCGCCGCTGCAGATCACGTCTGCCTCCTGCAGAAGTCCCTGTACGGACTGAAGCAGGCCCCGCGCGCTTGGTACCAGCGGTTCGCGGCCTTCCTTCAACAGCTCGGCTTCGTCACCTCCGCCTCCGACACGTCCCTCTTTGTTCTCACTGAGGGGACGAGTCTCGCCTACTTGCTgctctacgtcgacgacatcatccTCACCGCCTCAACTCCCGCTCTTCTGCAGCGACTCATGGCACGACTCCAGTCTGAGTTCGCCATGACCGACTTGGGTGCTCTTCACCACTTCCTCGGCGTCGCCGTTACCCGCACCCCCGACGGCCTGTTCCTGTCACAGCGACAGTACGCCGTCGATCTCCTCCAGCGGGCGGGCATGGCTGAGTGTCATCCTACGTCAACCCCTGTTGACACTCAGGCCAAGCTCTCCGCCCATGACGGCGACAAACTGTCAGACAAGGACAGCTCAGCGTTCAGGAGCTTAGCAGGGGCTCTTCAGTACCTGACTCTGACGCGTCCTGATCTGGCTTATGCAGTTCAACAGGTGTGTCTCTTCATGCACGCCCCAAGGGAGCCCCACCGTGCGCTAATCAAGCGCATTCTGCGCTATGTGAAGGGCACGCTTTCCTCCGGTCTTCACATTGGCGCCGGCTCCGTCCAGACGCTGACCGCATACTCTGATGCTGACTGGGCTGGTTGCCCTGACTCCAGGCGGTCCACTTCTGGTTTCTGCGTCTATCTCGGCGACAACCTGGTCTCCTGGTCCTCCAAACGCCAGACCACGGTCTCCCGCTCTAGTGCTGAGGCCGAATACCGTGCTGTGGCTCATGTTGTGGCCGAGTGCTGTTGGCTGCGGCAACTCCTTCAGGAGCTCCATCTTCCGCTGCCCCAGGCCACGGTGGTTTTCTGCGACAATGTCAGCGCCATCTACATGACGGCCAATTCAGCCCACCACAAGCGCACGAAGCATATTGAAATTGACATTCACTTTGTGCGCGAGAAGGTGGCTCTTGGCGAGATTCGAGTCCTTCATGTTCCTTCATCTCATCAGTTCGCTGACATTATGACAAAAGGGCTCCCAACGCCGCTGTTTACAGAGTTCAGAACCAGCCTGTGCGTCCGCAAGCCTCCCGCTTCGGCTGCGGGCGGGTATTAGGCAATAGGAGATTGTATATTGCATATATTAGGCAATAGGAGATTGTATATTGCTTATTTAGGCAGTCCAGTCAATTAGGATCAGAGATTTACTCCTGTCCTTGTATTTGTAAACTGCCatgtatagcagcagcagctgccCTATAATATAGGCGCCCCTCTCCCATTGAGAGTGTGGCTTATTGCCCCAACATCATATTCTACAAAATTGAAAGCATTTTCATCATGGTGTACATTTTATGTTGTGCAGACTGCAAAGGCCCACAGTTTTCAGACAGTTCATATTAAATTGAAAATTACTTTCAGCCATGGTGTGTATCTGCACTTTACTTATTGggttactgctgctgctgctgctgctgtgtgtgtgtgtgtgtgtgtgtgtgtgtgtgtgtttcctGCTTTGTTTTTGTATTAGTGTTTTCTTCCTTGATATAATGACAGGCAGCTCTTCTGCCTATTCGAGAAAAAACACACACTCCTATGCAGTATTGCTCTGAAATGGGACCAGGACTTAGGAATCGTCTATGATTTGTATCTTAACGAGTTATGAACTAAAAAAAAAAGTATGCATAATCTCCATTTCCTTATCCAATTTATCTCTCCATGAATTTCATCCTACTGATGTATGGAGCCCTAACAGATGCTCTTGTTATAGGATGGCAACTCAGGTGAGGAGTTCAGCAAAGATTCTATTGAGCGTGATGATAGACGGCTTATAGAGCTAGGCTGGAAGACATTGGAGCTTTTTGCCTTAGCTCATATATTCAGGTAAGCAAACTTTTCTAGATGATTGTTCCAATATTTGGTCCACAAATACATACTCAAGTCATATATTAATGTCAGCAACATAAATTGTTGATTCTCAGTGATACATGGTTTGTTTGAGATtccttttttctgatgttgcttgTTTTATATGTTAGCACATAGCTGCAGAAGTTCTATCTCCCGTTTATGTAAAGTAAATTGTTGTATCTGGTTATGATAGTATGTTTTAAAATTATTTTTCTTGGGTAAACATAAATCTTCTTGATGAAATCTGTGAATTCAAATCCCGCTCCAGTTATGGTTATGCATGCTCATCTTACTTTATGAAGTTTTGAAACAGCCGAATAGAAGTGGCACATCAAGAGGCTGTGGCTTTGAAGCGCCAAGAGGAACTCATTCGTGAAGAGGAAGCAGCTGGGCTAGCTGAAATTGAACTTAAGGCAAAGCGTAGTGCTGCTGAAAAGGAAAAACGTGCCAAGAAAAAACAGGTTAACATTTATTTTCTGGTGCAAGCATATCATGCCCATCCTATTAATAATACTATTTTTCTGCTTTCTTTTCTGGCATGTTTCATTTATTTTGTATGTGAAATTAGTGATTGCACTGTTCCTAGTCCTCACTGTTGTCTTTAGTTTGTTTTTTGAATGTACTATGATAAGTTATGTAGTATCCTTTTTTATATTTGTTGAGGAGTTTTATAATGTTCTGTATCTCTCTAGGCAAAACAGAAGAAAAATAGTCGAAAAAGTAATAAGGGGAAAAGTGGCAAGTCCGACATCAATAAGGAAATACTTATGGACAGCAGTCCTGATGATAGAATCCTGGATGATTTTTCTGGACAAACGGAAGAAATGTCCTCAAATGCTGACAACCCTGAAGAAGTTTCTGATATATCTGACAGCAGAGACGATAATTCAGATGTGCTTCATGTTGATATTGAAGACCGGGAATCTAGCCCTGTTAATTGGGAGACAGATGCTTCAGAAACTCAAGCTACTGTTCCTGGAAGTAGTGAGGTGCAAAATGACCATGCAGGGAAGAGGACCTCTACTGTGGATGATAGCTCATCAACTTGTTCATCAGATTCAGTCCCTTCAGTTACCATGAACGGATCATATACAGGCGGTGCCTGGACAAGCGTCAGATCCTCATCCAATAGGTTGGTATTGGTCATATACCATCTTCATGAACTCCTCTATCTTACTATAGGTTGGTATTGGTCATGCTGTAGTATTGATCATGCTGTATTGTGATTCAGAGGAAACAACCGGAGGAATAAGGATACTGAAGCAAGGGCAGGATTTGCACAAGGTGGATCAAGTTCAGCGCATAATGGTTTTATAGGATCTGGCAGCAATGCCTCTAGCCACTCAAAGGAAAGACACGAACCTGAGGTATACATCCCTTGGATATCTCAGATAATGCTTGTTATTCATCAAGGATTTATAATGTGCCATGAAGCAATCCTTTTTTTTCCCTAATTCTTCCTCAAGAAAAATTTGTGTTGTAGAAAAGTTTTCTcttccagtttttttttttctttaatcATCTATTGGTGTTCAACTTGGTTCAATAACCATAAAAATTAATTCCTTGCAGGATGATAAAGTTGTCTTGCAGAGGAAACAACATGCACAACGGCACATTGATGTCATTAGCCCCTCCAAGTCAAGGATGGCGGAGTCTTCATTTTCTTCTGTGAGCCCTATTAAGAAGCAACCTAACTTGTCTCATCAACCAAAATTTTTGCTAGAAAGCACCAATAGTTTGAATCACCGTGCAAGCGAAGTTTCAGGCCCGGCAGCAGGTGCCTCTTCAACCCCGGCAGCTCAGTTAGTTTCGAATAAAGGACCTGTATCCAGTGCTGCAACCCAGAATGAGAAGCCAGTTCCAGTTACAAGTAGACCCCTGCAGGTGCTTGTACCATCCAAATCTGAAGCGCAGAAACAGGCTTCCCTAACTGGCAGTGCAACTACTCAGGTTGTTTCAGTATCAAGGCCCTTGAGTGCCCCACAAGTCCCTGCAGCGAAACAAAGTGCACCAGTCACTTCAACAGCTCCGAATGCACCTCTTCTTTCTCGTTCAATGAGTGCTGTTGGGCGGTTGGGAACTGAACCCTCTGCCAGTGCTCCTAGTTTCATTCCCCTTTCACGAACATATCGCAATGCCATGATGGAGAAAAGTTCTGGTGGCGGAAGCAGTTTCACACATCAGCAAGGTTCATCTGAGCAAGCAGTTGCACCATCGCAATCGATGTTCACATCGCAACCTTCCATTCCGTTATCAGAGACCTTGTCTAGGAAAGAGGAAACATCATTGAGACCTGGGTTTACATTTGGAACCGTAAAGCCCGAGTCACTGAACCCATATCAGGGCAGAGAAGAGAACTCACAGCaagctagcagcagcagcaacagtggTGATTGTACGCCATCGAGTTCGAACATCAGAAGCGAGATTGCGAAGCTCAGTTTGAATGGAAGATCACGAAGCAAGCAACTGTTGTCAGAAATTTCTACCAGATTTACTCCCTATCAGCCACAAGGCTTGGTCGCTGATGAGTTCCCACACCTAGACATCATCAACGACTTGTTGGATGAGGAGCAGAGTGACAGGAGAAGGGTTCTTCAACCTGGTTTTGTTCAACAATTCTCTATGCCTAATGGTGCCAGCACACCTGAGTATGGCTTGTTTGGTGAGCCATACCTGTTTGACCAGTCCGAGCAATACTTTGACGAGGAGCCACCAAGGTTTTATAGTCCATTGAGCAGTGCTCCTCGGAGGCTGAGGGACCGGAGCTATTCACACTTTGATCTCCCTTCATACTCCAGCAGCAGCCATTTTGATGATCTGATGATGAGTCAGTGGCCATACAGCCGCACTGACATCTCCATGCCTAGTTTTGGGTCAGATACAAGTGGCTACCCCTATCAGGCGCAGGATTTCCCGAGTTCAGCTAATGGAGCAAGCAGGTACCCATCGTATCGCCCTGCCAATGGGCATTGAGAGTTCTAGTGACTGCATTGATAATAATGTGTGGTCGAGTCCATGCTGTTCGTTTCTGAGCTGAGCGTAATTGTAATAGTTCCCCATAGCAGTGATATAAAGAATGGTTCCTCAGTTTCCTTGTTCAATCAATAGTTatatcctccccccccccccccccccccccccccccccccccccctttctaTAGTTCAGTTTTGCCCAATGGTAATAAATCTAAGTTGGTTAAAATGATCTGGCTAATCTAGTCAATCGTGTTCTGAAATGTGTATGATGCAAGCAAATGGTATAGGGTGTTTTTAAGCCATGCCAGTGCTTCAGCTGATGCTTCATTGACTGGGAGTATTTCTTGTTTCTTCCTCTGACGAGTGGCAAGGTGTTATTGATCGTCTCATGTTCTCCTTGTATATATCAGAGTAAATTCTGGGAATAGCCCATGGACATAAACTAATTATCTGCTGCACATTCTGAACTTTTTGGAGGTATGGTTGATTATTCCATGGATGGATAAGCTAGTGTAAAATGCGATAAGGTCAACTGCGTTTTGTGCCATCTTTTTATCTTCTTGAACTGTTTTGTGCCATCTTTTTTTCTGAATGATCATGCTATCTTTTTTTGTACAATTTTTTTTTCGCTGTAACAAGCAGGACACGTAAATTCATAATTTCTGTTCCAATTTAGAAAGAATTATTATTGCATGCATATCTAAATGTTCTGTAGGGTACAATTGGTGTTGCTGATGCTTTGTGTGTTCCACGTCCACAAACTGAGAGCAACACCAGCCACATAATTTTTGTTCCAATTTAGAGAAGACTCATTATTGCTTGCATATCCAAATCTGGTGTACGGTACAATTGGTGTTGCTGATGCTGTGTGTTCCACATAAACTGAGAGCAACACCAGCCACCCAGGAATAGCGGAGAAATTCCCATTATCGGGCATAAAATAGTGATTGTAATTGATTCTTGTAACTAGATTGGCAAGACGGGGGAAATGACCTACATTGAGTTTGAAAGAAAGGATCTGCAGCGGATGTAAAAAGAACGCTTGGTGAATCTAAAGAAGAAAAAAGTACTGCAGCAGGCTGCTCTTTTGCTAGTAGCAAATGGATTAGAGTTAGAGACCTAGCACGACACTCGTCAAATTGCCTGTCAATCCGATCGACTTCCATCTCGCATCGTGTTCGTGTCCTCACAACTGCAGTCGTCTACTGAGTCTTGTGCATTGTGAAAGTGGAGAGCCAATCCAAGGATAGGTCTTGACTCACTGGCAATGAGGGCCTTGCATTGTACTTGAGCACAATAATATCCAATGGAATTTTTTCTATAGTGAAATTCTTTACATGCAATTGGCATGAACCTAAATCTCTTATTATTGACCACTAAAAAAACGTGATTCCCATTGGCGCTAAACTTTAATCCTTTCCCTACCAAGATAATTGATTAAGCATATGAACATCCAGATGTTAATATTGTTTCTACTAGTTATCCCCAAATCATAGAGGTGATCGACAACGAGCGAATGGGCGGctcaacgaagaagaagatggcGAAGATGTATCTTTGGTCGAGGAACGGATAGTGCATGCAAGTCGGCTATGTGGGTTGCTCAGTGTAACGGGCGATGTGGGCCACGCGGTTGCTGGCTGGTACTGCTCGGTGAGCTAGCTTGCTGCGCACGTGCTACTGCTCGACTACGAATGTGGCAACGGTTGTGGAGGGCAAGTCTGCCAAATACTCATACGTAACTAGGTCTCAAGTGAATACATCTTTCTGAAGTTCCAACTTCCAAAGTTGCATATTAGTGCACTAATCTTGTGTTTAGTTGGAAGGAAAAACGATATTTTTGATATATCTATTAGCCAAGAGTATCAATATATGCATGGCCTGTTCGGATGGTATGGttttggaggaatttggatggtttggaggaatttgtgagagaaaaacactgtttcggatgaaaaaaagaaGTGGATCAAGCCGAATTTAAGAACACGCGAACGAGGCCCTGATTAACTACCGTGTGAAAGAGATTAAAATATACATACAGTGGCATTGACAGGATTTGAGTTTTTATTAGGCGGTAGATAAGAATAGAAGTTTTAGTCAATGCCATATATACAAAAATTTGGAATAGATAAACCAACCAAagttctattttttttaaaaaaagagcaAAAATCAACCGAAGTTTAGTTTGAGCCGAGAACCAGATTTTGATGCTTGGCACGGAGCGACGGTTACTACCCAACGCAAGTTAGGTACCCAAAAAGCCCAATTCCATCGATGGCAAATCGGGAAATGACCCAGCGATCCGCAGCCCGGAGGCCCTGGCTTTGACCTAAATGCCCCTCCCCCGTCCGGGTCTCATctcctcctcccccgccgccCCCCCGTCTTCCACCATTGCCCCTCGCGGCCTCGCCTCGCTTTCCCCCAATTTCTTTCCACGCCTCTTCCTCTCTTTGCCCTCGAGCCGCTCCCCCTCCCTGCCCCTGCGCGGCCTTCAAATCCACCCGCTGTTTCCCCGCCCTCCCCTTGGCGCGCAGCTCCGGAGCGCGGGGCGCCGCGGCGCCGTGCGGTGGGTGGGCTCTGCTTCTTGGATCTCGGGCGGGACTGACTGGCCCGTCGGTCCCGGCGCTCTCGCGGCGATTCCGAATTTCCGATTGCTTGCTTGCTGATGGCTGTGGCTACTCCCGCTGCGATGGCTGCGTGAAGGTTGGATTGGGTCTGTCGGCGACGGGATTGGATCTTAGCGATTTTCGCTGTTTCTGTCGGCACtggacagccgccgccgctgcgatTTCCTTCCCGGTGAGCTTTCGCGATGCTCCTGCCTTTGTTTGTCGATCTTAGTCACGTGATTCGCTGCTTGTCCGTGGGTTTCATCACTGATTCCTTTCTATTCGACTCATTTGGTTGATGCTCTGTCATGCCAGGCGCTCTGTTTCTTGGCGCGGTGATACGCAGCGATGGCGAGCCACGAGCTGGTCCTTGGGCACGGGCAGGACGCGGAGCTGGCGCTGGGACCGAACCACCACGACTTCGGCCAGGACCACGGGCTGGGTCTCGGCCACACGCATGACCTCGACCTCGGCGGCCACACGCACGACCACGAGCTCGTCCTGGGCCAGTCGCACGAGCACGACCACCAGCTCGTCCTCGGGCACCACCACAATGACGACCACCAGCTGGTCCTCGGGCacgaccatcaccaccaccaccacggccacCACGCCGGCGAGCTGGCTCTGAGGCAGGGCCATGAGGGGGACTCTGGGGCACTGGAACTGGAAGTGCAGGGCCACCGCCATGACGAGCTTGACTTGTCGGAGAGTCACGAGCTGACACTTGCCGAGACGCATCACCTGGGTGTTGATCAGAATCTCGACCAGCTCTCGCTCGAGCAGGCTCATGAGCTCGCGCTGCAGCCACACGATCTCTCCCAGGGTCCTCTTGCCGTCGCTCCTGTTGTCCAGTCACGGACCATGGTTGTGAGCCCTGAGTTTCAGCTCACAGTGGGGCAGGAGTTTCCAGACGTTATGAGCTGCCGCAGGGCCATCCGCAACACAGCCATCGCCTGCCATTTTGAGATACAGACAGTGAAGTCTGACAAGTCCCGGTTCACTGCTAAGTGTGCTGCCGAGGGCTGTCCGTGGCGCATACATGCAGCAAAGCTCCCCGGTGTGCCCACCTTCTCCATCAGAACTATACATGACAACCACAGCTGTGTGGGGATCAACCATCTTGGTCATCAGCAGGCATCTGTTCAGTGGATTGCAAACACTGTCAAAGAGAGGCTACGTGAGAACCCACAATGCAAGCCCAAGGAAATTTTGGAAGAAATCCACAAGGCCCATGGGATCACCCTATCCTACAAACAAGCTTGGAGAGGTAAGGAGCGGATCATGGCTGCGGTTCGAGGGTCTTTTGAGGAAGGATACCGTCTCTTGCCGGAGTACTGTAGACAGGTGGAAAGAACAAATCCAGGAAGTATAGCTCGAGTGTACGGAAACCCAGATGACAATTGCTTTCGGCGACTCTTCATATCATTCAATGCATCAATATTTGGTTTCGTCAATGCATGCAGGCCACTTATTGGGCTTGATAGGACCCTTCTGAAAAACAAGTATCTTGGCACCTTGTTTCTTGCCACTGGTTTTGATGGGGATGGTGCTCTCTTTCCTTTGGCATTTGGCGTGGTTGATGAGGAAACTGATGAGAACTGGGTATGGTTCTTGTCTGAGTTACATGAGTTGCTGGAGAAGAACACAGAGAACATGCCAAGGCTCACCATCCTGTCAGATAGACGGAAGGGCATTACTGATGGAGTTGAATTCAACTTTCCAACTGCATTCCATGGGTACTGTATGCGTCATGTTAGTGAAACCTTCAAAAAGGAGTTCAACAATCCAGTGCTTGTCAACCTTCTCTGGGAAGCTGCTCATGCACTGACTGTGATAGAGTTTGAAACTAAGCTGCTGGAGATAGAGGACACGTCACCAGAAGCTGTTGTCTGGATAAGGCACCTGCCTCCACGTCTTTGGGCCACAGCTTACTTTGAGGGGACAAGGTACGGTCATCTAACAGCAAACATCACGGAGTCGCTAAATTCCTGGATACTGGATGCGTCTGGCCTTCCTATAATTCAGATGATGGAATGCATCCGTCGCCAGCTGATGACTTGGTTCAACGAGCGTCGCGAAGCTAGCATGCAGTGGAACACAATCCTCGTGCCCGCAGCCGAGCGTTGTGTGCAAGAGGCCATCGAGCGTGCACGGGGCTACCAGGTGGCCCGAGCCAACGAGGCGGAATTCGAGGTCATCTCAGCTCACGAGGGAACAAACATTGTGGACATTCGCAACAGGTGCTGTTTGTGCCGTGGGTGGCAGCTCTATGGCGTCCCATGTGCCCATGGTGTGGCGGCGCTCCTCTCCTGTAGGCAGAAcgtccaccgctacaccgagAGCTGCTTCACGGTGGCAACATACCGCAAGACATACTCGCAGACCATACACCCGATCCCAGACAAGACCCTCTGGAATGAAACGGCAGATCATGAAACAGCAGATCATGAAACAGCGGATCAAGGACAGGCTGACGAGATCAAGGCGCAGATGATCATCAACCCTCCGAAGTCACTGAGGCCCCCAGGACGGCCAAGGAAGAAGAGGGTACGAGCGGAGGACCGCGGGCGAGTCAAGCGGGTCGTTCACTGCAGCCGCTGCAACCAGACTGGACACTTCAGAACCACATGTGCTGCTCCAATATGAACAATGGCATGATGATGGTGTAAAATACCACTGCAACCACTTGAGAACTTCTTtgttaaagggcgtacccagtgcagagagctcccgctatgtgcggggtctggggaagggtgtttgTGGCaaaccttaccctcgcctgtgcaatgcgaggagaccgcgactcgaacctgggaccttccagtcacaagcggtaagactctaccgcttgcaccaagccCGCCCTTCTTGAGAACTTCTTTGTTATTATTAATTATAGCTGCAGTATTCCTGTGACAAGTTAGTGTCTACTTGTGCAAGCTTCTTGCTTGCAGATGGTCTTCTTTGGTTATTATACTTGGCTACTGCTGTTGTTTTAGCATTAGTAGTTGAATAATGTCAATTTCAAGTTTGTTTCATAGCACTGGATATCTGCAAtgactttctttttttttaaaaaaaaataccatCAAAAGAAACTGTGTGTAAAATACTAGTCCAAAGATGGCATTGTCTTCAGTTTAGCAAATCCCAATTTTGGCAAACAGTTCCGGGGGAGGAGCAACGTGTCATTTGCGgcctattataaataataaataaggCGAAATAATTGCTGCTTGTTCTTCTAATTTTGTCACCAAATTTCTTTTGCTCAGATCTTTCAAATAACTGTGGTTACTGTTATGCTGTATTTAATCCCTGACGAGAAAACTCCAGACAAAAAGTAAGCGTAGCAACATCAGATTCTGACAAAATTCCTACATCGATGATACATGTACATTCAATATACAAGTTCCTTGTAACAACCAAAAAAAGGAGAGAACAAAATCAGCTCACCATTTACAAACTACATCAACGATTAGtacaaaatcaatcatatgctCGGGGTCAGCTGAGCTTCCGCTACTTGTGGTGTCTGAGTGTCTAACCCGGGAAACTGGCCGATATCATGTCCTTCAACTGCATTTAGGTCCTCGTGCAGACCAATCGCAAA
The sequence above is drawn from the Miscanthus floridulus cultivar M001 chromosome 15, ASM1932011v1, whole genome shotgun sequence genome and encodes:
- the LOC136508411 gene encoding uncharacterized protein gives rise to the protein MASHELVLGHGQDAELALGPNHHDFGQDHGLGLGHTHDLDLGGHTHDHELVLGQSHEHDHQLVLGHHHNDDHQLVLGHDHHHHHHGHHAGELALRQGHEGDSGALELEVQGHRHDELDLSESHELTLAETHHLGVDQNLDQLSLEQAHELALQPHDLSQGPLAVAPVVQSRTMVVSPEFQLTVGQEFPDVMSCRRAIRNTAIACHFEIQTVKSDKSRFTAKCAAEGCPWRIHAAKLPGVPTFSIRTIHDNHSCVGINHLGHQQASVQWIANTVKERLRENPQCKPKEILEEIHKAHGITLSYKQAWRGKERIMAAVRGSFEEGYRLLPEYCRQVERTNPGSIARVYGNPDDNCFRRLFISFNASIFGFVNACRPLIGLDRTLLKNKYLGTLFLATGFDGDGALFPLAFGVVDEETDENWVWFLSELHELLEKNTENMPRLTILSDRRKGITDGVEFNFPTAFHGYCMRHVSETFKKEFNNPVLVNLLWEAAHALTVIEFETKLLEIEDTSPEAVVWIRHLPPRLWATAYFEGTRYGHLTANITESLNSWILDASGLPIIQMMECIRRQLMTWFNERREASMQWNTILVPAAERCVQEAIERARGYQVARANEAEFEVISAHEGTNIVDIRNRCCLCRGWQLYGVPCAHGVAALLSCRQNVHRYTESCFTVATYRKTYSQTIHPIPDKTLWNETADHETADHETADQGQADEIKAQMIINPPKSLRPPGRPRKKRVRAEDRGRVKRVVHCSRCNQTGHFRTTCAAPI